From a single Loxodonta africana isolate mLoxAfr1 chromosome 9, mLoxAfr1.hap2, whole genome shotgun sequence genomic region:
- the GPSM1 gene encoding G-protein-signaling modulator 1 isoform X5 encodes MRPKDPLCGGGLGVGVQAEQHALRQGARPKRTQRLSTETWDLLRPPLEREQNGDSHHAGDWRGPGQDAFPLPVRSRKYQEGPDTAERRPREGSHSPLDSTDVQVQVPRASLPRAPSSDEECFFFDLLSKSQSSRMDDQRCPLEDGQAGAAPTLEDGQAGAAPTLEDRMAQSSLTASPQTEEFFDLIASSQSRRLDDQRASVGSLPGLRITPNNLGHLRGDADPQEPGDEFFSMLIRCQSSRIDDQRCPPPAVLPRGPTMPDEDFFSLIQRVQAKRMDEQRVDLAASPEQEAARPPDPEQQVPPGTS; translated from the exons ATGAGGCCCAAG GATCCCCTTTGTGGCGGAGGTCTGGGTGTTGGGGTGCAGGCAGAGCAGCACGCACTGAGGCAAG GGGCCAGGCCCAAGAGGACACAGAGGCTGAGCACAGAAACCTGGGACCTGCTGAGGCCCCCCCTGGAGCGG GAGCAGAATGGAGACAGCCACCATGCAGGGGACTGGCGGGGGCCGGGCCAGGATGCATTCCCCCTGCCAGTAAGGAGCAGGAAGTACCAGGAGGGCCCGGACACTGCTGAGCGGAGGCCCCGGGAGGGCAGCCACTCCCCGCTAGACAGCACGGACGTCCAGGTGCAGGTGCCTCGAGCG AGCCTCCCGCGGGCCCCGTCCTCGGATGAGGAGTGCTTCTTCTTTGACCTGCTGAGCAAATCACAGAGCAGCCGCATGGATGACCAGCGCTGCCCCCTGGAGGATGGCCAGGCCGGTGCAGCCCCCACACTGGAGGATGGCCAGGCCGGTGCTGCCCCCACACTGGAGGACCGCATGG CCCAGTCCTCGCTGACGGCCTCCCCACAGACTGAGGAGTTCTTCGACCTCATTGCTAGCTCTCAGAGCCGCCGGCTGGATGACCAGCGGGCCAGCGTGGGCAGCCTGCCCGGGCTTCGCATCACCCCCAACAACCTGGGCCACCTGCGTGGTGACGCAGACCCCCAGGAGCCAGGGGATGAGTTCTTCAGCATGCTGATCAGATGCCAG TCCTCCAGGATCGATGACCAGCGCTGCCCGCCACCTGCTGTGCTGCCCCGAGGCCCCACCATGCCAGACGAGGACTTTTTCAGCCTTATCCAGAGGGTGCAGGCCAAGCGCATGGATGAGCAGCGGGTGGACCTCGCCGCCAGCCCCGAGCAGGAGGCTGCCAGGCCACCAGATCCAGAGCAGCAGGTCCCGCCGGGCACCAGCTAA